One genomic region from Terasakiella sp. SH-1 encodes:
- a CDS encoding IS1595 family transposase, whose product MYIRKSHLTLRQQSKLIEHFVAGSTARATAEIVGVQANTSIRFFMRLRQLIASKLPSYRLQGEIEADESYFGGVRKGKRGRGAGGKVAVFGLLKRGGKVYTAIIPNAKTETLLPIIQEKVEPDSIVYTDTFGAYNALDVSDFHHRRINHSKLFADKQNHINGIENFWNRAKRHMRKFNGIKTDHFYWFLKECEWRFNGGNHADLLKQLKIWYKQAKH is encoded by the coding sequence ATGTACATCCGAAAAAGTCATCTGACTTTACGTCAGCAAAGCAAGTTGATTGAGCATTTTGTCGCAGGCAGCACGGCTCGTGCGACTGCTGAAATTGTAGGTGTCCAAGCGAACACATCGATCCGCTTCTTCATGCGGCTTCGCCAATTGATTGCCAGCAAGTTGCCGAGCTATCGTTTGCAAGGCGAGATTGAAGCTGATGAAAGTTATTTTGGCGGTGTCCGTAAAGGAAAACGAGGTCGTGGTGCTGGCGGCAAAGTGGCTGTGTTTGGCCTTTTAAAGCGGGGTGGCAAGGTCTATACGGCAATCATTCCCAATGCAAAGACAGAGACGCTGTTACCGATTATTCAGGAGAAGGTCGAGCCTGACAGTATCGTCTATACCGATACGTTCGGTGCCTACAACGCATTGGATGTTTCGGACTTTCATCACCGCCGCATCAACCATTCCAAACTCTTTGCAGACAAACAAAATCACATCAATGGCATTGAGAACTTTTGGAATCGGGCAAAGCGTCATATGCGGAAATTCAACGGTATCAAAACTGACCATTTCTACTGGTTTCTCAAGGAGTGTGAATGGCGTTTCAATGGAGGCAACCACGCAGACCTCCTAAAGCAGCTGAAAATATGGTATAAACAGGCTAAACATTAA
- a CDS encoding zinc ribbon domain-containing protein YjdM — MNELPPCPQCTSPYTYEDGQILICPECAHEWSLTAETTDEAIIRDANGTPLANGDTVSVIKDLKVKGSSSVVKVGTKVKNIRLVDGDHDIDCKIPGIGPMGLKSIYVKKVSDTA; from the coding sequence ATGAATGAGCTTCCTCCCTGCCCGCAATGTACCTCCCCTTATACCTATGAAGACGGACAGATTTTAATCTGCCCTGAATGTGCCCATGAATGGTCCTTAACAGCAGAAACAACCGATGAAGCGATTATTCGTGATGCCAATGGCACCCCTTTGGCCAATGGCGATACGGTCAGCGTGATCAAAGACCTGAAAGTGAAAGGCTCCTCTTCAGTGGTGAAAGTCGGGACCAAAGTGAAAAACATCCGGCTTGTAGATGGAGATCACGATATTGACTGTAAGATTCCAGGCATTGGCCCCATGGGGCTTAAATCAATCTATGTGAAAAAAGTGAGTGATACTGCATAA
- a CDS encoding nickel/cobalt transporter has product MPVALLFLALVIFPVEALAAETSIWSELVYYIRTQQQAFHRELAGAIRALQSGGIQALWGMVGVSFLYGVFHAAGPGHGKAIIGTYLLSQESQLKRGIVLSFASAFVQGLSAVVLVEGLVGLIGLSRSDAKDAVPMLETVSFGLIALIGLVLMKRAAQAFWKKHKHAHHHHEHGHEHECSTCGHSHAPSADMLDQKTSWRDSLAIILSVGIRPCSGSVLVLIFAEIIGLRWAGIASIFAISFGTAITVSSLAVLAVYFRKGALKLAEQQSGQLVQNLSLGAAFIGGLFITALGTSLLIEASQTSHPLF; this is encoded by the coding sequence ATGCCAGTAGCGCTTCTGTTTCTTGCGCTGGTTATCTTTCCTGTTGAAGCTCTGGCAGCAGAAACCAGCATATGGTCCGAACTGGTCTATTACATTCGTACCCAACAACAAGCCTTTCACCGAGAACTTGCCGGTGCCATTCGTGCCCTGCAAAGCGGGGGAATTCAGGCCCTTTGGGGCATGGTTGGTGTCAGTTTTTTGTATGGGGTTTTTCATGCTGCAGGCCCCGGTCATGGCAAGGCGATTATCGGTACCTATTTGCTCAGTCAGGAAAGCCAGTTAAAGCGTGGGATTGTGCTGTCCTTTGCTTCTGCCTTTGTTCAGGGGTTGAGTGCTGTTGTGTTGGTTGAAGGGCTGGTGGGATTAATCGGCCTGTCGCGCAGTGATGCCAAAGATGCGGTGCCGATGTTGGAAACCGTCAGCTTTGGACTGATTGCCCTCATCGGGCTGGTCTTAATGAAACGGGCGGCTCAGGCATTCTGGAAAAAACATAAGCATGCCCATCACCATCATGAGCACGGACATGAACATGAATGCAGTACGTGTGGACATTCCCATGCCCCCAGTGCGGATATGCTGGATCAAAAGACAAGCTGGCGCGACAGCCTTGCCATCATCCTATCCGTTGGTATTCGCCCTTGTAGCGGTTCCGTCCTTGTCTTGATTTTTGCGGAAATCATTGGGTTAAGATGGGCTGGCATTGCTTCCATCTTTGCCATTTCTTTCGGTACCGCCATTACAGTCAGCAGCTTGGCAGTCTTAGCCGTCTATTTCAGAAAAGGGGCCTTGAAACTGGCGGAACAACAAAGTGGACAATTGGTACAGAACCTGTCCCTGGGGGCCGCATTCATCGGTGGCCTGTTCATCACCGCGCTTGGCACATCCCTTTTGATTGAAGCCAGCCAGACAAGCCACCCCCTGTTTTAA
- a CDS encoding invasion associated locus B family protein, protein MFKILQVVVFAFLAFFLTAESYAQAKSWKKVCSDVKKAETCRLTQQLFLSQKNKQGKPQTVGRVLALTVIYAQHHKTKKREPYLSIQMPLGVDLRPGAVLKVDKGADMAVKYLRCTNAGCDASLKLDGKRLKAFKAGNHLFVGFRPWGSTKTTVLKASLAGFSKGIASIK, encoded by the coding sequence ATGTTTAAAATCTTACAAGTTGTTGTCTTTGCATTTTTAGCCTTCTTTCTCACAGCAGAAAGTTATGCTCAGGCAAAGTCCTGGAAGAAGGTGTGCAGCGATGTCAAAAAAGCGGAAACATGTCGACTGACACAACAGCTTTTTTTATCTCAAAAAAATAAACAGGGCAAACCGCAGACTGTTGGCCGTGTTCTGGCCCTCACGGTTATTTATGCACAACATCATAAAACGAAGAAAAGAGAGCCTTATCTGAGCATTCAAATGCCTTTGGGTGTTGACTTGCGTCCAGGTGCGGTACTGAAAGTGGATAAAGGCGCTGATATGGCGGTCAAATATTTGCGTTGTACAAATGCAGGGTGCGATGCCAGCTTAAAACTGGATGGAAAACGTTTGAAAGCCTTTAAGGCGGGGAACCATCTGTTTGTCGGCTTTCGTCCCTGGGGAAGTACTAAGACCACGGTGTTAAAAGCATCTCTTGCAGGATTCTCTAAAGGTATCGCTTCAATAAAGTAG
- a CDS encoding transporter substrate-binding domain-containing protein, translating to MRVKRYGLRVNALCLSLILMAFLSAATPAKAADKIQAVLFNIPPWGYLDENKEISGIQADVVNAISKEIGTDIDMILTPYKRVFLRLENGASDFGIFFRSAASEKAAEPIAKWHGLEIIVIGRQGITTEQYEDLRKIKIGVRSGGKFHPQFDNDPTIEKVTTKNYRHGITLLMAGKVDAIVGTAATLYYTFKEMNVDLSKLSPPYQLNVKEDWLHFSRSSKKQDAKEKILQAMEKLVSDGTFGKIYNKYLPE from the coding sequence ATGCGCGTAAAAAGATACGGGCTTCGTGTAAATGCCCTTTGTTTGTCTCTGATCCTAATGGCTTTTTTAAGTGCTGCTACACCTGCGAAGGCGGCAGATAAAATACAGGCTGTCTTATTTAACATCCCGCCCTGGGGCTATTTGGATGAGAATAAAGAGATCAGCGGTATTCAGGCCGATGTGGTCAATGCGATTTCAAAAGAAATCGGAACAGATATTGATATGATTCTCACACCATATAAACGCGTCTTTTTACGCCTGGAAAATGGTGCCTCTGATTTCGGCATCTTTTTTCGCAGTGCAGCCAGTGAAAAAGCAGCAGAACCCATTGCCAAATGGCATGGCCTTGAAATCATCGTGATTGGCCGTCAGGGGATCACAACCGAACAGTATGAAGATTTAAGAAAGATCAAAATCGGGGTTCGCAGCGGTGGCAAGTTCCACCCTCAATTTGACAATGACCCTACTATTGAAAAGGTCACGACAAAAAACTACCGTCATGGCATTACCCTTTTAATGGCAGGTAAAGTGGATGCTATTGTTGGCACAGCCGCAACGCTTTACTATACCTTCAAGGAAATGAATGTTGACCTGTCTAAATTAAGCCCCCCCTATCAGCTGAACGTAAAAGAAGACTGGCTGCATTTTTCCCGGAGCAGCAAAAAACAGGATGCCAAAGAAAAGATTTTACAGGCCATGGAAAAACTGGTCTCAGATGGCACCTTCGGCAAAATCTATAATAAATACCTTCCTGAATAA
- a CDS encoding transporter substrate-binding domain-containing protein produces MMRKWLVALMLVYSSVAYADTYQVASTTVSRTVDAAFERIRHIYQVAGHDLEIVLESNARSIESANNGKYDCELARVAGVNAFYKNLIPLEDPYFYQELVIAHHHNETEIPRSLEELAELLKRGNPVGFPRGNKFLTNALSVYDGQAVTSGKSLMKMVSRGRLRYAASFLGVMEVHTEEFPDVRVRLDQPLLRIPMFHYVHKKNENLVKPLSLATRQVNADNGGPPSVIEMEKMLETLYKR; encoded by the coding sequence ATGATGAGAAAATGGCTCGTTGCTTTGATGCTGGTTTACAGTTCAGTTGCTTATGCAGATACCTATCAGGTGGCTTCAACAACGGTTTCCCGAACTGTGGATGCTGCTTTTGAACGCATACGTCATATTTATCAAGTCGCCGGGCACGATCTTGAAATTGTTCTGGAATCAAATGCACGTAGCATTGAAAGTGCCAATAATGGCAAATATGATTGTGAGCTGGCCCGTGTGGCTGGGGTCAATGCGTTCTATAAAAACTTGATCCCTCTGGAAGACCCGTATTTCTATCAAGAACTTGTCATTGCCCATCATCATAATGAAACGGAAATCCCACGTAGCCTTGAAGAGTTGGCGGAGCTTCTTAAAAGAGGAAACCCTGTTGGCTTTCCCCGTGGCAATAAGTTTCTGACCAATGCCTTGAGTGTGTATGACGGGCAAGCTGTCACATCAGGTAAATCTTTAATGAAAATGGTTTCACGCGGGCGATTGCGCTACGCCGCCAGTTTTTTGGGTGTGATGGAGGTCCATACAGAAGAGTTTCCCGATGTGCGCGTCCGACTGGATCAGCCTTTACTGCGCATTCCCATGTTCCATTATGTTCATAAAAAAAATGAAAACCTTGTGAAACCACTGAGTCTTGCCACCAGACAGGTCAATGCGGACAATGGCGGCCCACCGTCCGTCATTGAAATGGAAAAAATGCTGGAAACGCTTTATAAACGCTAA
- a CDS encoding cation:proton antiporter family protein: protein MESLLSAIEYQDPAWIAIAFIFGLLVQQVKLPPMVGFLLAGFMLHLLGVQQDSFLNGIADLGVTLLLFTIGLKLQLKSLLKPEIWATTLSHMAISIVVALCFILGLGMIGLSVFAGIDMKTAAILAFALSFSSTVFAVKTLEDRGALSSRYGQVAIGVLVMQDIAAVIFLALSSGKIPSIWATGLFLLIPARHMLGKVLEMSGHKELLTVFGFSIALGGAAVFELVGMKGDLGALIMGVLLASHKKSSELAHTLLGFKDVFLVCFFLTIGLTGLPTLETFGAAALLLLLIPIKVILFYVLFTRFRLRARGSALATLSLANYSEFGLIVTAIAISTGWMESQWLTVVALALSASFVIAAPFSFISDKLYTRYRRFLKNFETKSRLKGDEDIDITDHSILIFGMGRVGRAAYDEMQERSAGKILGIDQDPKEVERLSKTGRQMILGDATNPEFWSRVAHGRSSVDLILLAMPNGSSNVVAGKELRAKGYTGPIVAIAKFEDEVGELKAAGVDEVYNIYAEAGSGAANKMQTLFKLAE from the coding sequence ATGGAGAGCTTGCTTAGCGCAATTGAATATCAAGACCCTGCATGGATTGCCATTGCCTTTATCTTTGGTCTGCTTGTGCAACAGGTAAAACTACCCCCCATGGTTGGCTTTTTGCTGGCCGGGTTTATGCTGCATCTTTTGGGGGTGCAGCAAGATAGTTTCCTCAATGGCATTGCCGATCTGGGTGTCACCCTTTTGCTCTTTACCATTGGCTTGAAGCTACAGCTTAAAAGCCTGCTTAAACCAGAAATCTGGGCAACAACGCTGAGCCATATGGCAATTTCCATTGTGGTGGCCCTGTGCTTCATTTTGGGGCTGGGGATGATCGGTCTCTCTGTTTTTGCAGGGATTGATATGAAAACAGCTGCCATTCTGGCATTTGCTCTGTCCTTTTCCAGTACGGTTTTTGCCGTTAAAACCCTGGAAGATCGTGGTGCCTTGTCTTCACGCTATGGTCAAGTTGCCATCGGTGTGCTGGTCATGCAGGATATTGCCGCTGTTATCTTCTTGGCTTTATCCAGTGGCAAAATCCCTTCCATTTGGGCGACGGGGTTGTTTTTGCTCATTCCCGCGCGCCATATGCTGGGCAAAGTGCTGGAAATGAGCGGGCATAAGGAACTGCTCACTGTTTTTGGTTTTTCTATCGCCCTTGGCGGGGCTGCGGTCTTTGAACTGGTCGGGATGAAGGGGGACCTTGGGGCCTTGATCATGGGGGTGCTGCTTGCCAGTCATAAAAAAAGCAGCGAGCTGGCCCATACCCTGCTGGGCTTTAAGGATGTCTTCCTCGTCTGTTTTTTCCTGACCATTGGATTGACGGGCCTGCCTACACTTGAGACATTTGGCGCAGCCGCCTTGTTGTTGTTGCTGATCCCGATCAAGGTTATTTTGTTTTACGTTCTTTTCACCCGTTTTCGCCTGCGTGCACGGGGCAGTGCCCTCGCCACCCTGTCTTTGGCAAACTACAGTGAATTCGGCCTGATCGTGACAGCCATTGCCATTTCAACAGGCTGGATGGAAAGCCAATGGCTCACAGTTGTCGCCCTTGCCTTATCCGCCTCATTTGTCATTGCCGCCCCATTCAGTTTTATCAGCGATAAACTATATACCCGCTATCGCCGCTTCTTGAAAAACTTTGAAACCAAATCCCGCCTTAAGGGGGATGAGGATATTGATATTACCGACCATTCCATTTTGATCTTTGGCATGGGACGGGTCGGACGTGCGGCTTATGATGAAATGCAGGAAAGAAGCGCAGGCAAGATTCTAGGCATTGACCAGGACCCCAAAGAAGTCGAGCGTCTCAGTAAAACCGGTCGCCAAATGATTTTGGGGGATGCGACCAACCCGGAATTCTGGTCACGGGTGGCCCATGGGCGCTCATCGGTTGACTTAATCCTTTTGGCAATGCCTAACGGTTCATCCAATGTGGTGGCCGGCAAGGAACTGCGTGCAAAAGGCTATACAGGCCCGATTGTCGCCATTGCCAAGTTTGAAGATGAAGTTGGCGAATTAAAAGCTGCCGGAGTGGATGAAGTCTATAACATCTATGCCGAAGCAGGCAGCGGGGCAGCCAATAAAATGCAAACTCTTTTCAAGCTTGCCGAATAA
- a CDS encoding class I SAM-dependent methyltransferase, which produces MKEHWEKVYCSKAENEVSWFQVEAKTSLRLVKEYRFCDQASIIDIGGGASRLVDGLVTENLKVSVLDLSAAALEKSQARLGKHSSSVHWMIGDVTTISLPKHCYDIWHDRAVFHFLTDMEKRNAYKAQLVQALKPQGRLIISTFAQDGPQKCSGLPVRRYSVDSLVQEIGNAFKLLHTEKETHLTPWAAEQKFIYCVFEKL; this is translated from the coding sequence ATGAAAGAACATTGGGAAAAGGTTTATTGCAGCAAAGCGGAAAATGAGGTGAGCTGGTTCCAGGTTGAAGCAAAAACGTCCTTGCGCCTTGTGAAGGAATACAGGTTTTGTGACCAAGCATCTATCATTGATATCGGGGGTGGGGCTTCTCGTCTGGTGGATGGGCTGGTAACTGAAAACCTCAAGGTCAGTGTACTGGATTTATCTGCTGCCGCTTTGGAAAAGTCACAAGCCCGCCTTGGAAAGCATTCTTCTTCTGTGCATTGGATGATCGGGGATGTGACAACAATTTCTTTGCCAAAACATTGTTATGATATCTGGCATGATCGGGCTGTTTTTCATTTCTTAACGGATATGGAAAAACGCAACGCCTATAAGGCCCAGCTTGTTCAAGCCCTGAAACCACAAGGTCGCTTGATTATATCCACTTTTGCCCAAGACGGTCCCCAGAAATGTAGCGGCTTACCAGTACGACGCTATAGCGTTGACAGTCTTGTACAGGAAATAGGGAATGCATTTAAACTGTTGCACACGGAAAAAGAAACACACCTGACCCCATGGGCAGCAGAACAAAAGTTTATCTATTGCGTTTTTGAGAAACTTTAG
- a CDS encoding periplasmic heavy metal sensor: MITRNWKNILAWGSVILNVVLIAIIIVGPHHLKPRPPGPPSPQKLFRHMGQDLTGQDRVIFEQLVEKHSRLFETHHEDMRRGLDGIIRSVKAEPFDLEQVKAAHQIHSGERLKIDHAIANFVIELVSKISPQGRHQLRLKPPHKPR, encoded by the coding sequence ATGATCACACGCAACTGGAAAAATATTCTGGCTTGGGGGTCCGTCATACTGAATGTGGTGTTGATCGCCATTATCATTGTGGGGCCACATCACCTTAAACCCCGCCCTCCCGGCCCCCCTTCCCCACAAAAGTTGTTTCGTCATATGGGGCAGGATTTAACGGGGCAGGACCGTGTGATTTTTGAACAACTTGTTGAAAAGCATTCCCGTTTGTTTGAAACCCATCACGAAGATATGCGCCGGGGGCTAGATGGTATTATTCGATCTGTGAAGGCAGAACCATTTGACCTTGAGCAGGTTAAGGCTGCCCATCAGATACATTCTGGTGAACGTCTTAAAATTGATCATGCGATTGCGAATTTTGTTATCGAATTGGTCAGCAAAATCTCACCGCAAGGCCGTCATCAACTTAGACTGAAACCACCACACAAACCGCGCTAA
- a CDS encoding helix-turn-helix transcriptional regulator produces MELLLSAKEKVPGSHDGLLHSLFLHLSRGVSLWLSLAEKEQINSQLEHYMQHAKKSFGVIDLQGKVLFANGPLDIILQQQDGISLRGQQVSMAGKRAADEFRKALADFSQKEDMTYEVFRVERLSPKKDYIFEMTRFPVHTLTGLAFETKIMISIKELDFVPSLEKLDFDKLFGLTDAESTILSELFVNKSEQEVAEAHSISLNTVKTHRKRIYSKLDVNTRAELVSLVKILNS; encoded by the coding sequence ATGGAGCTTCTGTTAAGTGCAAAAGAAAAAGTGCCGGGCAGTCATGATGGCTTGTTGCATAGCCTTTTTTTACATCTGAGCAGAGGGGTATCTCTCTGGTTATCCTTGGCTGAAAAAGAACAAATCAACAGCCAGCTTGAACATTATATGCAGCATGCAAAAAAATCCTTTGGCGTGATTGATTTGCAAGGGAAAGTTCTTTTTGCCAATGGGCCTCTTGATATTATCCTACAGCAACAAGATGGTATTTCCTTGCGCGGCCAGCAGGTGTCAATGGCTGGAAAACGGGCCGCTGATGAATTTCGCAAGGCGTTGGCAGACTTTTCTCAGAAAGAAGACATGACCTATGAGGTCTTTCGGGTAGAGCGTCTTTCCCCAAAGAAAGATTATATTTTTGAAATGACCCGTTTTCCTGTCCATACCCTGACGGGGCTGGCTTTTGAAACAAAAATAATGATTTCGATCAAAGAACTGGATTTTGTTCCTTCTCTTGAGAAACTGGACTTTGACAAATTATTTGGCCTGACAGATGCAGAATCGACAATCTTAAGCGAGCTTTTTGTCAATAAATCAGAGCAGGAAGTGGCCGAAGCCCATTCAATTTCACTCAATACGGTCAAGACTCACCGTAAAAGAATCTATTCAAAGTTGGATGTGAATACCCGTGCAGAGCTAGTTTCATTGGTTAAAATTCTGAATTCCTAG
- a CDS encoding DUF1007 family protein: protein MIKRFFATLFVAFFLMGNSLPSQAHPHSWIDLETALLFDEKGQVTGLWVGWLFDDYYSAFTLEGMTPNAQGAYDQQALNQLAEQNLKNLSEYSYFTFIQADGQKADVHPVTDYKTFVENNRLWMEFTITLKEPLHPKTQKLEYAVYDPTYYVEILHAVEGDPIQLIGEGAASCGYQLKKPEPPQELSLMAAGLDKDESAGDGIGVHFAERIEISCQ, encoded by the coding sequence ATGATCAAACGTTTTTTCGCAACTTTGTTTGTTGCTTTCTTTCTTATGGGCAATAGCCTCCCAAGTCAGGCTCATCCCCACAGTTGGATTGATTTGGAAACGGCCCTGCTTTTTGATGAAAAGGGGCAGGTCACGGGCCTGTGGGTGGGATGGTTGTTTGATGATTACTATTCAGCCTTTACCCTTGAAGGGATGACCCCTAATGCGCAAGGGGCCTATGATCAACAGGCATTGAACCAACTGGCGGAGCAAAACCTGAAAAACCTGTCGGAATATTCCTATTTCACCTTCATTCAGGCGGATGGGCAAAAAGCTGATGTTCACCCGGTGACAGATTATAAAACCTTTGTGGAAAACAATCGTTTGTGGATGGAATTCACCATCACTTTAAAAGAGCCTCTTCACCCTAAAACGCAGAAACTTGAATATGCGGTTTATGACCCGACCTATTATGTGGAAATCCTCCATGCCGTAGAAGGAGATCCCATCCAGTTGATCGGGGAGGGGGCAGCAAGCTGTGGCTATCAGCTTAAAAAGCCAGAGCCTCCTCAGGAGCTTTCCCTGATGGCCGCAGGATTGGATAAAGATGAGAGTGCAGGCGATGGTATTGGGGTTCATTTTGCAGAACGGATTGAAATCTCATGCCAGTAG
- a CDS encoding EF-hand domain-containing protein, giving the protein MDAIGSYGGAGSIDHAKMRQEMFNKIDTDGDGQFSLEEFEAAKPADAPEDAPSASEMFSQIDSDGDGFVSEEEFGKAPPPPPPPGGGGMMGSDMMSSLLQALEEYSSTTESEEEDDSETTTVSETDEESETSTTTEADILELIQSEMENFRNSAFSQAQNAYSNASGLGAMFAQQQTLASL; this is encoded by the coding sequence ATGGATGCCATTGGCTCTTACGGCGGTGCAGGATCAATAGATCATGCCAAAATGCGCCAAGAGATGTTCAACAAAATCGACACAGATGGCGATGGACAGTTCAGTCTTGAGGAGTTTGAAGCTGCAAAACCGGCAGATGCCCCTGAAGACGCCCCTTCTGCAAGTGAAATGTTTTCCCAAATTGATTCAGATGGTGATGGTTTTGTCTCTGAAGAAGAATTTGGTAAGGCCCCACCACCTCCACCTCCGCCTGGTGGCGGCGGGATGATGGGCAGCGACATGATGTCGAGCTTGCTGCAAGCCCTTGAAGAATATTCTTCAACAACTGAGTCAGAAGAAGAGGATGACAGTGAAACAACCACTGTCTCTGAAACGGATGAAGAGTCTGAAACATCAACCACAACAGAAGCAGACATTTTGGAACTGATCCAAAGCGAAATGGAGAATTTCCGTAATTCTGCTTTCTCACAGGCGCAGAATGCCTATTCTAACGCCAGTGGTTTAGGTGCTATGTTTGCACAACAACAAACTCTTGCATCCCTGTAA
- a CDS encoding alcohol dehydrogenase family protein, giving the protein MQHLPSKMSGIYLTGHGGPECLEYRDDIDIPTPAADEVLVRVEAAGVNNTDINTRIGWYSKGDQDAEDASWAGKALQLPLIQGADVCGVIVGVGAGVSQDRIGERILIEPCLVEAQGQTLENPWYFGSECNGGFAQYTVVASRHAYGLSCDLSSAELASFPCSYSTAENMLTRAAVGEGERVLITGASGGVGSAAVQLAKARKAEVIAITSPSKEETLKQIGADITLSRDAELVAQLGHNSVDVVIDLVGGAQWPHLLEVMKPKGRYAVSGAIGGAMVELDLRTLYLKDLSFFGCTVLEEEVFGNLISYIEQGKIKPLVAQTYPLADIAAAQAAFQTKKHVGKIVLTL; this is encoded by the coding sequence ATGCAACACCTTCCTTCAAAAATGAGTGGCATTTATCTAACAGGTCATGGCGGGCCGGAATGTCTGGAGTATCGTGATGATATTGACATTCCCACACCGGCTGCCGACGAGGTACTGGTGCGTGTTGAAGCCGCCGGGGTAAATAATACCGACATCAACACCCGCATCGGCTGGTATTCCAAAGGTGATCAAGACGCAGAAGACGCTTCCTGGGCTGGAAAGGCGCTCCAACTGCCCTTAATACAAGGGGCTGATGTATGCGGAGTGATTGTTGGCGTTGGTGCTGGTGTTTCTCAAGACCGCATTGGGGAACGTATTTTAATTGAACCCTGCCTTGTAGAGGCACAAGGACAAACACTGGAAAACCCATGGTATTTTGGTTCAGAATGTAACGGCGGGTTTGCACAATATACGGTCGTGGCCTCACGCCATGCCTATGGACTTAGCTGTGATCTTTCCAGTGCTGAACTTGCCTCTTTCCCTTGTTCTTATTCCACCGCAGAAAACATGTTAACCCGTGCAGCTGTTGGCGAAGGAGAACGTGTTTTAATCACCGGTGCGTCCGGTGGGGTCGGATCAGCAGCAGTTCAATTGGCCAAAGCCCGCAAGGCCGAAGTCATTGCCATCACAAGTCCATCCAAAGAAGAAACACTTAAGCAAATCGGCGCAGATATAACCTTGTCCAGAGACGCTGAGCTTGTTGCGCAATTGGGCCATAACAGTGTGGATGTGGTGATTGACCTTGTGGGTGGTGCCCAATGGCCTCACTTGTTAGAGGTTATGAAACCCAAAGGGCGTTATGCGGTATCCGGTGCCATCGGCGGGGCGATGGTGGAGCTGGATTTACGCACCCTCTATTTAAAAGACTTAAGTTTCTTTGGCTGTACGGTCTTGGAAGAAGAGGTCTTCGGGAACCTGATTTCCTATATCGAACAAGGCAAAATCAAGCCACTGGTGGCACAAACCTACCCTTTGGCAGACATTGCAGCTGCACAAGCCGCTTTCCAAACAAAAAAACATGTTGGCAAGATTGTCCTGACCCTGTAA
- a CDS encoding sigma-70 family RNA polymerase sigma factor encodes MRVPFGKQKSDAVLLERLAIGDQKAFQSLIQKYLPYILKTAERMTGDASLAEDIAQDVMIKLWDKAPEWDERGPAVLKTWLYRVTVNLCIDKQRGKKHLPIEHIELLPSLAKDAVSHVHEKQLEDIIQNLFYELTEQQRFVIVLSYYEGLGATEIAEIMELSTGAVSGLLHRARNTLKIKLSKLGIEGWADDKNNR; translated from the coding sequence TTGAGGGTACCTTTTGGGAAACAAAAGTCAGATGCCGTGCTTTTGGAACGTTTGGCCATAGGCGATCAAAAAGCCTTCCAGTCTTTGATACAAAAATATCTACCCTATATTCTGAAAACCGCAGAACGTATGACAGGTGATGCCAGTTTAGCCGAAGATATTGCCCAGGATGTTATGATCAAATTATGGGACAAGGCACCTGAATGGGACGAAAGGGGGCCAGCTGTCTTAAAAACATGGCTCTATCGGGTGACGGTTAATCTGTGCATTGATAAACAACGGGGGAAAAAACACCTCCCCATTGAACATATTGAGCTGTTACCCTCACTTGCGAAAGATGCTGTTTCCCATGTTCATGAAAAACAACTGGAAGACATTATCCAAAACCTGTTTTATGAACTCACTGAACAGCAACGCTTTGTGATTGTCCTGTCTTATTATGAAGGGTTAGGCGCAACAGAAATTGCAGAGATCATGGAGCTTTCAACAGGTGCGGTGAGCGGGTTGCTGCATCGGGCAAGAAACACATTAAAAATAAAATTATCAAAATTAGGTATAGAGGGCTGGGCAGATGACAAAAACAACAGATAA